CTGTCCTTCACCCCCTGGTTGACGGCCCACAAAACTCTTGGTTTTTGGTCCTTTTGGGTCTTATCCCCCCGATTTTGGCAGAACCCCTTGGACACAGAAGGAGACGCTGAAcctgggaccgggggggggggtattggggggcaGTGTTGGGGgccgggtgggatggggctcgcaggctgctcagggcaccCGGGACTCCCCCCGGCTCTGTCCCCCAGCCAGCACCAGTTCACACCAGTTGGGaatctggggagggaggagattTGGGGGGGGCAATCTCCCGGCATGGCCCCAtcctgggggctctggggaggccgtgtctggggctgcgggggctcccCAGGCTCGGAGCACCCTGGGGTCTGGGTGGGAAGGGGTGAAGTTGAGTGGGGTCCGTGCCCAGAGGGCGCCCCGAGGCCTTCGGTTtcaattgttttattattattattattaattattaattattattattattaattattattattttattaaggtGAAGCCAGGCTTTGCCACTCGGGCAGAGTGGACGTCTCAGGCTGAAGCTGTGGCTGTGGGCCTTatggatggggagggggggtagGACCCCTCAAAgggtcccatccctgtccccgtccctgtccctgtcggTGTGCGAGGGGCCGATGGCAGCCCCGCTGCGCCATGGGGTCGGGGACGAGCCGTGGGGCTGGAGAAACCCAGCACGAGGTGAAGTCTCGCTGGGGGGGGTCCGCAGGGACAcgtccccagccccggcacggccACCACCACCCCTCCGCAGGACTCGGGTGACCTGGGCTGCCCGCAGCTCTCAAAGGACGTCCCCGACTCCCGGCATTTGCCTTTTCCAGCACAAAATTCCCCCTCGGTGCCCGCAGATGGGATTTTACCTCTcgcggggaccccgggggggctCAGGACCCTCCCCAGGGTGTCGCGGCATCACACTGGGGGCTCATCAGATTTTGGTAGCTGAGCCCGGCTCTGGCAGCGGCTGGGGGCTCCGGCGTGTTGGGGTCCCCCGTGCTGCAGCTGCCAGGGCAGGTTTaggggggctgcgctgggggcaccccaagggtgggctggggagggaaccgCCGAGAGCAGGGGGTCCCGTGGTGATGCCGGGGCTCAGCCTCGCCTcgctgccccccccggggctgggacccccgccCAGCTCAGAGCCGGGGGGCTGCAAGGAGGGGCCCCAGGTGTGCTctgcccccgcacccccccggggCCCTGCCTGCCGCGATGGGGCAATGAAGGCTGTAAAACCGGGTGGGGAAGGACGGAGGCCGGCTCCCACCCGCCGAAACCAGTCCAGCCTGCTGTGGCGTGGGGatcccggccccgcgccccgaaCCGCCGCGTCTCCCACCCCCGAGccacctccccggggcagggaggaACCGGCCCAGCCGGGGGCCCCGGGCGTCCCGCACCGAGccccagcccggggcggggggcggctggcCGCTGCGGGGGGTGAAGGGGAGCGGGGGACCCCGGGTGCGGGGTGGCCCGAGGGGTGCTGCGGCCAGGGGCGAGGGGTGCCTCCCGCCCAGCGAGGGGAGCGTTTGTGCTGTGAAGAGGCGGCGGggctgtgggtttgggttttgtactgGAATAAACGCCGCGTGTTTTCCACGCCCCGGCTCTCCGGCTCCATCTCTgccaagggacccaggcatccggcaccccgacccccacccaTCTCTgccaagggacccaggcatccggcaccccgacccccacccaTCTCTgccaagggacccaggcatccggcaCCCCGATCCCCACCCATCTCtgccaagggacccaggcgtccggcaccccgacccccacccaTCTCtgccaagggacccaggcgtccggcaccccgacccccacccaTCTCtgccaagggacccaggcgtccggcaccccgacccccacccaTCTCTgccaagggacccaggcatccggcaccccgacccccaccctGGCCTTGGGCCTCCAGGGCTGCTCGGTATGGGGATGCAGGAGGGTGCTGGCTGGGTGGGGGGTGACCCGTCTGAGGACCAGCTGAGCCCCCCAGGAGGGCCGCATCCTCCACCCCTCTGGCTCGGCCTCGCAGGCCGGGACGCGCCGGGCGGGCGCCCAGGGTCCCCCCCGcgggcagggtgctgcccagcAGGTCTGCCTGCATACCGCGGGGCGGGCGTGCCACGCGGGCCGCTGCCCACGCGGGGTGCTGCCCACGGGGGGTACTACCCACGCGGGATGCTGCCCACGGCGGGGTGCTACCCACGCAGGGTGCTGCCCATGGGGGTTGCTGCCCACGGGGGGTGCTGCCCACGTGGAGTACTGCCCACGGGGGGTGCTGCCCACGTGGAGTACTACCCACAGGGGGTGCTGCCCACGCGGGGTGCTGCCCACGGGGGGCTCTTCCCCATGGGACTCCCCCAACTCATACCCGGGTCCCCCGTCCCTGCCCCACGGGGGACGACCTGGTACCCCCGTCCCCGGGCTCCTTTGGGGTCTGGTTCCCCTCACGCCCCAcgcgggtgccggtgccggtcccCTCCCGCTGCCGCCGTGCGGCCTCCGGCCACGGGGCGCCGCCGTCGCCCGGACGTGGCGGGACGAGGGGGGGCGGGaccgggcagcggcggcggcgcgggagcAGCGGCAGGTCCGTGGGGCCGGGGTGTCCCGGGAACCGGGGCTGTGCGGGCGGGGGTCCCGTCCACGGTCGGTGCAGGGGGTCTCGGTTACCAGGGCCGTCGGGGGGGCGTCCCCGGTCGGTGAAGAGCTGCGGGGTCCCGGGGCAGGAGGTGCCCACCAGGTCACCCCGGGATGGGGTTCCCGATGTCCCCCCAGATCCGGGGACCATGtcatcccccagcccctcccaacccccccgtCTCCCCACATCCGCCAGCCCCAAAGGGACCCTGGGGAGACATCCAGGACAGGGACAAGTGGGTGACGTCCCCCTCGGtgcccccccccgtcccctccaccCGGTTTAGGATGGCAGAGTGGGATCCTGCACCCTCGTCCTGCGACTGCTTCGTGGCGCTGCCACCGCACACCGCGGCGCCCGCTGTCATCTTCGGCAAGAACGCCGACCGGCCGCGCCATGAGGTCCAGGAGGTTGTCTACGTCCCCGCCGCCATCCACCGCCCTGGGGACAAAGTCCAGGTGAGAGTGTGCTGGGACCAGGGCGGCTGCAAGGGACGGTGCAGCGAGTGCGCCAGGTCTCAGCCCCGCTCCGTATCCCCCCCCACCGCAGTGCACCTACCTGGAGATCGAGCAGGCGGAGAGGACCCACGCGGTGGTGCTGAGCCGTCCCGCCTGGCTGTGGGGTGCCGAGATGGGTGCCAACGAGCACGGCGTCTGCGTGGGCAACGAGGGTGTCTGGACCCGCGAGCCCGTGGGGGAGGACGAGGCGTTGCTGGGGATGGACCTGGTGAGGTGAGGACGGTGTTGTGTCCCCCACCCTGCTCCGGCCACACCATGCCGTCCCCCACCACCGGCAACGGGGTGCTGCCGGCACGGCAGGCTGGGTTTGGAgcggggcagctctgcccgggaGGCCCTGGAGGTGATCGCGGCGTTGCTGGAGCGCTACGGCCAGGGCGGGAGCTGCAAGGAGGAGCCGGTGCCCTTCGTCTACCACAACACCTTCCTGCTGGCTGACCGCACCGAGGCCTGGGTGCTGGAGACGGCTGGCCGGTACTGGGCAGCCCAGCGGATCCGAGGTGAGTGGGCACTGGTTGTACTGGGAGGTCGGGGAGCCCTGtcccccctttcccccagcctgaccccccaccccggccTTCGCAGAGGGGAGCCGCAACATCTCCAACCAGCTCAGCATCGGGAGGGAGATCACGGCCGAGCATGCGGGGCTGCGGCAGCGAGCCCGCAGCCAGGGCTGGTGGAGCGGGGATGGCGAGTTCAGCTTTGCCGAGGTCTTCTCCCTGACGCACCAGCCCGCCCGCATGGAGGCTGCCAAGGCCCGCTACTGCGCCggcaaggagctgctgcggcagcACGCAGGTGGGGACGGGATTGGGGGACAGGGACGGCCGCCCACAGCTCGCCCTGGCATCTCCACGCTCCCCATGGCCGCAGCAGCTGGTGGTGACGTGGCTCTGCCTCGCCTGCTAGGTCACATCACGGCGGAGACGTTCATGGCCATCCTGCGGGACAAGGCCAGCGGGATCTGCGTGGACTCGGAGGGCTTCCGCACGGCGGGCAGCATGGTGTCCGTGCTGCCCCGGGACCCTGCCTTGCCCTGCATCCACTTCTTCACGGCCACCCCTGACCCCTCCAGGTGAGGACGCCGGTGGGGGACAGCCCCGCTCCAGGGGTGACGGGGACAAGGCAGAGCCGTGCCGCGGGCTGagtgtccccagggagcagcaTCCGTCCTTGCGCTggccggtcccggggccccaATGCTCCTCTCCGGCAGGTCCGTCTTCAAGCCCTTCGTCTTTGCGGCCGGCCTCAAGCCCGTGCCGCAGGTGAGATCTCCCACCTTCCGCGACGACCCCGCCAAGAAGATCCCGCGGTTCCAGAGCACGGTCGATCGGCGGCACGAACTCTACCGCCGGCATCAGGCGGCGCTGGAGCTGATGGAGAGGGACCAGGTACCGCAGACCCTTCCCcagccgccgctgccccgggacCCTGGCGCTGCCCCCGGTGATGTGGGAGGCAGTTGAATTCCCTGAGGGCGCCCGGTCTcagctctcccccctccccgaccCCACCAGGAGCGGGGCCAGAAGCTCCTGCAGACGCTGCGGGACCTGGAGAAGCAGGGCCTGGAGGGGATGAAGGCGCTGCTGGGGGGGACGGTGGCCCCCCGCCCAGAGGAGCTGGCTGACCTCTTCTTTGACTGCGTGGAGGCAGAGATGAAGTTTTACACATAAACCCCACACAGGTGGGTGGGCTCGCCCCCCCCGCGGCATTGCTCCTGGATAGGGGATGAGAAAACCTTCCCGGTGCCCGGCCCTGGCTCCCTGCGTCCTCCCGCCGCGGCTCTGCCGCTGACGGCGCGGTGGGGAACGGCTCAACCAGcgtctccagccctgcctgggggtgcgGAGCTCCAGCCCCCTAACTTGCCCCGGAGGAATCGCGATTTTTGAGAGGTGGTCATGGCCTGAAACGCGGGTgcggagggaaggagagggacgTGGAGCGGGATTTGGAGCCACCgtcaggcagagctgcctgtgccCGGCCCCtctggggctggctgcggggctgggggctccctggCAGACAGGCGGATTGCTGTGGGAATAAAGAGGCTTTAATCCCAACTGCGCGGTGCCGTGCTGGTGCGGGGTATTTGGGGTAACTGCCTATTTCTTGCTCCTTTGGCGCCAGTCTCCTCCTCCAGAGCCTTGGTCCGGGGCTGGCTCCTGCCGGGAGCTCGCTGGGGCTGAGGGCAGGCGTGCTGCCCGCCAGGTCCCAGCAGGGGTGGCAGCTGCGTCCCCGGCTTCGCTTGGGGACGGGGCTGAGATCGCCTCGGGCCTGGGGCCGTGATGtaggctgctccctccctgcctgggctcAGCGGtgcgggaggcagcagcagacCCCGACACTcccgcagctcctccagctcttccAGACGGGTCCGGTGTTCCTCCAGGGCCTCCCTCTGCCTCCGTTGCGAGTGCCCGGCCAGCTCCCGGTGCAGATCCGCAAAGAAATCTGCCAAggacggagggagggagaagaattaCAGGAGACCTTGCACGGCCACCCGAGCTCCCTGTCACCCTTGGGGACAGAGGGACCGGCCTGCTTAGCCTCCAAGCGTGCAACGTGTCCTGCTTCAGTCTGGGCACCTTTGCCTGCAGTGAAAGGGCCGCTTGGCTCTGAGAGCAACCCGCCGTCTTCATCCTCACTGCTGGAAgagcctccttcctcctcttcctcacccacGCCACCTTGGACGGGCTGGGCGtccagctgcaggaggtggggcAGGGCTCCCACCACCAGCTCTCTGCAAGCACCGAAGGAAGAGCAGACATTCCCCCGCCACACGGCATCGCCTCGGGGCTGGGAACGCGGTGGGGTGGCACTCAACGCCCTGGCACGAACCCCCCCGGCACCGCTCTGCACAGCCCACCCCACAGCCCGACCTGGGCAGGGGGCAGAGATTCAGATTTCTGGGATTTGGGTAGGGGGCTGTATTTGATATTTGGGGCCCCCGCTAAGGGGCTCACATGGTTTGGGGGACTTGACCTTCTACCCCGCTCTTCCCCGCAGGCTCCCCTGACCCACCTGTATCCGTGCTGGTGGGTGCATTCGTTTCCCGTTAAGTCGAGGAGACGGAGGCTGCGGGGCAGCTCGTCTGCAGAGATCAAAGGGAAGGCGGAAAGGTGATGAGATGGGACCTGAGCTCCCCCCGCCGCCAAACCCCCACGCCCCCCCATCTCCCGCAGCTCTTCACCCACCCCCAAGGTGACAGCCCCGCCGTGGGAAGCAGTCTCTCACttcacagctggggaaactgaggcaggaaggGCGGGAATATGTATTGCACACACTCCCATGTGAGAATTGAGGGTTTTTCCCTTCACAGGATCTCACTGTTCCCTTTCTCACCCCTGTCCGCAAGCAGAGGGCCTGGTGCCACAATAGCAACGCtacagaggaagggagggagatattatccctctgtccctccctcttCTACCAAAAATCCCCCACGGGAGGAGCCGGCTGAAGGATGGACGAAGGGTTGTCAGAGCTGGAGCAGCTTTGCCATGAGGTTGAAATCCCCAAGTCTGATCTGAGCCGCTGACATGTTCTGCTGAAGCAGGACACAAGGTGGAAGCAGACACCTGGAGTCCAGCAGAAGGGACGGCTCAAACCTGGCCACAGGGCTCCTCTGGTGTCACACTGGAGCGCGCAGGCCAGCCCCAGGGTGGCTCTGCTGGGGCTCTGGCCGGGACCTGAGGCCAGAGGCCCTGGCAGAGCCTGGACCAAGGGTCCGCCGGCATTTCCCCGGTAGCTGAGGCACCTCTCGAGCAGACCCAGGCCACGTCCGGACCCGTTCCTGCCTCCCACCTGGGTCCAGCGTCTGTATCTGGTTGTGGGACAAGTCCAGGACGCGCAGGTGTCGCAGGGGCTGCAGGTTCTCCACTCTGCGGATGCGGTTTC
The Calonectris borealis chromosome 22, bCalBor7.hap1.2, whole genome shotgun sequence genome window above contains:
- the SCRN2 gene encoding secernin-2, with product MAEWDPAPSSCDCFVALPPHTAAPAVIFGKNADRPRHEVQEVVYVPAAIHRPGDKVQCTYLEIEQAERTHAVVLSRPAWLWGAEMGANEHGVCVGNEGVWTREPVGEDEALLGMDLVRLGLERGSSAREALEVIAALLERYGQGGSCKEEPVPFVYHNTFLLADRTEAWVLETAGRYWAAQRIREGSRNISNQLSIGREITAEHAGLRQRARSQGWWSGDGEFSFAEVFSLTHQPARMEAAKARYCAGKELLRQHAGHITAETFMAILRDKASGICVDSEGFRTAGSMVSVLPRDPALPCIHFFTATPDPSRSVFKPFVFAAGLKPVPQVRSPTFRDDPAKKIPRFQSTVDRRHELYRRHQAALELMERDQERGQKLLQTLRDLEKQGLEGMKALLGGTVAPRPEELADLFFDCVEAEMKFYT
- the LRRC46 gene encoding leucine-rich repeat-containing protein 46, which gives rise to MVPPGPGVSLPHLGVPALIPPSPAVLSPPTPPARSFLPPIASPPFPLQRAVGPAQPPQHTHPRAQGRDKDPGHAPIMAGQRETLLGGCEQMPRGVTLTDSLIATRNLPRLVEPPRPESGSMELASPSTIRLDRENICAIGRLQSLREIHSLYLQQNQIEKIENLGCFPNLRFLSLAGNRIRRVENLQPLRHLRVLDLSHNQIQTLDPDELPRSLRLLDLTGNECTHQHGYRELVVGALPHLLQLDAQPVQGGVGEEEEEGGSSSSEDEDGGLLSEPSGPFTAGKDFFADLHRELAGHSQRRQREALEEHRTRLEELEELRECRGLLLPPAPLSPGREGAAYITAPGPRRSQPRPQAKPGTQLPPLLGPGGQHACPQPQRAPGRSQPRTKALEEETGAKGARNRQLPQIPRTSTAPRSWD